Genomic DNA from Elgaria multicarinata webbii isolate HBS135686 ecotype San Diego chromosome 2, rElgMul1.1.pri, whole genome shotgun sequence:
TTACCAATGAGTACAAacccaagaatttttttaaaaagttatgtcaAATTTGAGGTTACCTTTTTTATTTCTAAGGGgataggaaaagaaaaatcacagaacttctctgctaataaataaataaataaataaataaataaataaataaatcttcctttGTCATACCTTGTCATCCTTCAGAGTTCTGCGCCTTCCTCAAGTTTTCCAAATATTACATTTCTGACTAGTGATGGTAGATAAATCTTATCTTTAATACTGCTGCTTATCATATTGTTCTTTCCTTGAACACCCTGTAGCactagcaggtgtgtgtgtggtgtgtagtGCGCAGTTCCAAGGAAGAGAAGGAACTTGTGCTGCACTAAAATCTGTCTTCCAATAAGCTCGAACGGTTTCTTCCCGCATGGgaaaggcttccatttttctgcctcattctcaggacattttataatttatattgGTAGTGGTTTTAAACTtgcttaatcactgtgaggtagccaacaatgctttttcttcttcttcctttctatGCTCATCCCTTCGTTACTCTgaggtagtactgtgccaaatcctgcccgctattttgaggaattttttctctccctgcaaaagaagcattgttttttcagcctctttcacagagagggtgagaatttcagagaattttctgcatggggagggggacagcattcCCACATACCGTtcaaaagtgtagccagttgatTCAGGAGGTCGAATTCTCTAGGGAAGGAAATGGGGGAACCAAGTGGCTGCTGGTAGCACAGAGAGATTGTGGAAGATCTGGAGGTTTTTTTCCTATTATTGTCctgatgtagggtgaccgtatgaaaaggaggactgggcttctgtatctttaacagttgtattgaaaagggaatttcagcagctgtcatttgtatatatggagaacctggtgaaattccctcttcatcacagcagttaaagctgcaggagctatactagagtgagcagatttaaaagagggcaaggcacctgccgctttaactgttgtgatgaagagggaatttcaccaggttccccatatatacaaatgacacctgctaaaattcccttttcatagaatcatagaatagcagagttggaaggggcctacaaggccatcgagtccaaccccctgctcaatgcaggaatccaccctaaagcatccctgacagatggttgtccagctgcctcttgaatgcctctagcgtgggagagcccacaacctccctaggtagctgattccaccatcgcactgctctaacagtcaggaagtttttcctgatgtccagccggaatctggcttcctttaacttgagcccgttattccgtgtcctgcactctgggaggatcgagaagagatcctggccctcctctgtgtgacaaccttttaagtatttgaagagtgctatcatgtctcccctcaatcttctcttctccaggctaaacatgcccagttctttcagtctttcttcatagggctttgtttctagacccctgatcatcctggttgccctcttctgaacacgctccagcttgtctgcgtccttcttgaattgtggagcccagaactggacacaatactctagatgaggcttcaTCTAGACAACAGTACAAcagttacagatacaggagccctgtcctcctttctatatggtcacccgacCTGATGGGGAGCAAGAGATCTTGATAGAACAAGAGACATGTTGCAGGAGATTCTTGCTTGCTCCCTCTCTGTTCTTTTGCCTGTCTTTTATTTCATGCTACTTGTCCGGGCTTGGAGGCTTTGCCCATCTGGGGCTGGGGGCGGGGATGTGGCCCTGGTGGTGAGGCAATGGGAGACTATTCGTATTGGGAATAGTGACGAGAGAGTGAGGGAAAAGAGAAAGTTCTGTGTAtgtgacaaagagagagagagagagagaacatgagcATGAGacagtttgtgtgtgtatggtggCTGGGTTGGTACAtcccagagagggttttttttaattcctgGATACtgtatgtgaacagaatgctggactgttCTTAACATAATATTGTTTCTGGAGTTTCGTATTCATTGTTGGATATAGAAATGAATGGCAAGAATCTCCATTAGAAATAATTGGAACTACCTGAAATTCTCCCTCTCTCGAaattaaaccagctttccccaacccagttGCCCTCCTGAcactttggattacaactcccagcattcttgactatgGCTCATGCTGGCTTGGCCttataggagttgaagtccaaatcattaAAGTAAGTTTTGCATTTGATTATACGGTGATAATTTTATTAGTAAGTTAATGTATAGGGAGGTCTGGGACATATCTATTAATGACAGGctcacatgtaatattaaagttaaGAAAGGAGTATTGAAgcaaaatgattttgaagagatttgGAGACCACTTGTGGAGTTTGtgttaaaaaaggggaaaggatgTAAACCTTCGCAAGaatcattacaattttggaaatgaGAATAAAGGTCCCGGGGGTGGTGGGGTGCACTGATTTGtattattttgattattttgGTTATATTATGATTATGTAGTATTTTAAGTTgatgtattgttattattgtattgtgtttatgtgatagttttttttttttaaaaaagtaagttttGCATTTGATTATATGGTGATAATTTTATTAGTAAGTTAATGTTTTCTCTCACATGGTAGccaaagtgcccccccccccggacaaaAAAAAGAACAGATCACCGCTCTGTGTGATCACAGGTAAGTTCTTTACAAACTTTACAGCTTCTGTCATGGAAGTATTTTTCCATGGTTCTCTTGCAGACTCTGTAATGTTCTATTTGACCTCTGATTTGTTCCAGGACCATGAAAGTGCGccttctgcccatgctcagaAGCTGCCAATGAAAAACAGTAGGTGAACTATGCACTGGAGCCATTTATATTTTCCTATACATGTTATCAATGCCATCTCGCTCTGTGCTCCCTCTggtttggaaaacaacaacaaaggatttAAGATCAGGTTACAAAGATGCTTTCTTTATTCAGGAGCTGCATTCGCTGAGCTTAGGACTCAGAGGGGTCTACTATCTTGGCAGCAAAGAGTACAACATTATTTCTCACAATAAAACCTAAAAAAGGATGGTTGAATCTAATGGTTGGTGGCATAGACATAGGCATGGCTTCTACAGCACCGGCTGCTGCCGCCACAGTACCCTTCTCATCAAGAGCCAGCACAGCCTTATGGGTAACCTgagaagaaacaaagaaaaggatCAGAGATTGAGGAAGAGCACAGCACAGAGTCTTAATCATGGAATTGAATTGGATCCCTTCTGAAACAGTCTTCTTGTCATTTAGTCTGTTCAGCTCTGGCAACatatgtgatttttttatttttatttttttggtcaaTGACTGTGATAACTTTGCAGATAAGATAGACAGAATCATATGGACGGATGCAGAATCATATGGATGGATGCAACCAATCAAAATAAGTGGTCATGAAGACAAATGGGGAGGTGAAGCTGCAGCAGCCAGGGATGTTCAGGTGGGGGTGAATTCTTGGTAATTAGGCTGGCTGCAATTAAAGAGGCTAATTTTGAATAGAACATCCTAATTAGTAAGTGTTTGGATCAGCCCCTTTTCATATCCACTTCACCAAATCACTTGACATCTGCTTTAGGCCCTCCACATTGGGCAGCTGAGTACCTGATCCACTGTTTAAATGTACTGTGTTTTAATATGCCGGTGATGAAACTACATCAGGAACTCCAGGgcatcatgggaaattaaaatgggagCTCCCAGTGCCCAGTGCAAGGTAAGAGCTGAGGCAGGTTTCATTTCCACCATTGTCACTTCAGCAATGCCCAAAGGGGCATAGTTGCAAGTTCTGAAGAGTAGGCACTCATGGTTTGAAATCCTGCTAGCCACAACCTCAAGCAGCGTCTTCACCTCCCTACCCTCCCACTCTGCAGTTTCGCTAGattgtaaggtgaccatatggaaaggaggacagggctcctgtgtctttaacagttgcatagtaaagggaatttcagcaagtgtcatttgtatgcaggcagcccctggtggaattccctcttcatcacaacagttaaaggtgcaagagccctgccctcttgaccagatacgaaagatgGTAGGGttcctgctgaaactcccttttgtatgcaactgttaaaagatatagtagccttgtcctccttttcatgtggtcaccctactagataggcttttggagGTGGAGGTAAGGAGACTGGAAAGTCCCCAGGATAGcacatatcctggcctctccagtccccatcaaaacaccccatttcccccccccccccggggtcatGTTCACCACCCTGGAGCAACCAGCAAGGTTCGTTCCACGCCAGCTGCAAGGTGAAGGGAGAAGAGGGTCGGAGCGtggatttccccctccaaggtgGGAGTGCtgcctctgacctcagatccaggaatctgaactatcctttGTCACCACCACCCCTCGATGCTGCCTAGCGGCCATAGGGCTGCTCCCTACATTAGGAAAAttccataaaatgcatacattagtggAAATAGAGTACAGATATATAgatgatgttcaacctgttctggaggagtTGCACtcttaaaggatcaggtttgtagtttcaggggtgctgttggatccagaactgtcacttgaggcacaggtggactcagtggcaaggagcaccatttatcagctcaggctgttACACCAACTGCAGCCTTATCTGGATAGACGTAGCCTAGCTACTGTaaatccatgctctggtaaccttttgtttggattactgcaatgcgttatacgtggggctgcctttgaaaacagccttgaaacttcagctggtacaaaacagggcagcaagactgttaacagggactggccaaggagaccacattataccagtccttttccaacttcactggctgccagtccaggtttggGCCTGATTCACAGTGCTAGTATTAatatttaaaaccctaaaagaCTTGGAGCCAGATTACCCgaggaaggcctcctcccatatgtacctgtccggaccctaagatcatcttcagaggtccttctccatgagccccagccaaaggaagtgagtcaagtggctaccaagaggaaggccttctctgctgtggcacccccaggtgtggaatgagctccctagaaaggtttgcctggcacctaggTTATACACTTTTcgatgccagctgaagaccttttcatttccccagtattttaacactttatcATCCTTGTGTTTTAAGTTTCTTGTTTGAAATCTGTATGTTAAATCTTTGGACTGCtgttcagttttattctggttctacttttatattgcactttcatattgtatttttacattgtgttttaagttttatactttaaattgtactttatggttttgttttttgtgaactgcccagagagcttcagctattgggcgtaatacaaatgcaataaataaataaagaaaaaatgcttgcagaaaatatgtattttagggGAAATGATGTACAGAAATGTATAGTAATTTTCACACACATAAAAATGCATGTGACAAGACATATAAATTCTgtatggaatttttttaaaatccaaaacacTTTTCGATGGATCAGCAAGATATAAATTTATAcactacaatacaatacaataaaagttGTACCTAAAAAAAGAGCATTTTAtggaaattaaaaccatcaatttAAGGGAGGATCTACACATGGTCGTGAAGGCGCCTATCCTggccagaggaggaggcggcggccctGCATCgtccctcgcggggacggggcgaaaagtttccgggcttggcggcttcgctggggaatccagccccgtccttgccgccaccgcccacctccctgccggcctcctgctgccggcgaaagagccacccgcctcctcctcctcctcctccgcctcttctggccaggataggcaggatctacacaatgagtttcagggcgcactgcaggcgcacgcaagcgccttcacgaccatgtgtagatcccctctaaggCTCAGTTTCCTAGTTAGGAAATCATCGAGAAATGGTTGCCACTAGTCATAAGAACATGCTGGAACAGACCTAGGGTCTATATATTTCAGTGTTTTGTTCAGGtcacaggtgcaatagcaccctcctacccaggttcctcagcaactggtgtagataggcttactgtggtgtctgatactggaggtggcatatagccatcaggactaggagccatccataatcttctcctccaggaacatatgcaacccccccttttaaagccttccaaattggtggccattactaccttttgtggcagcaaattccatagtctaGGGATCCTGCAGTGGTAATGGTTCAGGGGAAGGAGGGAATATCCTACATCATGTATGAATGTGCCCATTTTATTCTCTGTTGAAGCTTGGCTGCAGAATGTAGACAACACACAGGCAATGATGCAGCTCCCTGGCATGGATTCTAAAGCATTGCCTGCACAGCAGTTCTCCTAGTCTAGGAGATGAGAATATAAGATGGGGGAACCTGGGGAGTGGAGCatatttaagggtgcaatgcaGAGCTCATTCAGTGTACCTGGATATCACAGTGCCATGCCAGCAAGACCCTGGCCAAAAGGAAACCCATGATGAATGGAAATGCTTTCTTTAGACTTACCTTGGACACTTTCAAAGGCTGGTCAGTGATCCCAGATAGATCAGCATGGTCAGAGAAGACATCGGTTATGCCCAATTTCTTGAGGGGCTCCTTCAGCTCATAGCTGGTAGACATATTAAATTTTGGAAGATGCACCTGTGCTGTGTTGCTTCAGAAACACAAAGATGCAAGAAATTACTTCAGTTATGCTGTCAAACTAAAGGCTGAAATTGGAATCAACGTCTCATGGACTCTGGCAAGGTATGATAGAAATAGATTCTGCTTAAGACTTAAACCGTTTGTCCAACCCAGCTTACGTAGCActaaaataaaatctagcagctGAAGCATCTGGCATAAAATATGACTTTGGTGTAATTTAACTACTATTTATTAAATACTTGTGTGGATTCCTGTACTACCAGGATTTTGCTTGCAAAAATCCGATGTCATAGTCTCCCTGTCAACATTGTTCATTTTAGATACCATTGGAAGCAAGTTGGCGTTCAaactttttctgtttctttttgagAAAACATTTGAAGTTAAATTTCCAAAGTGAAATATAAGGAGGTTGCAacttttcagtttttttttttttttggctacatTTCAAATTTCCCTTTTATAAGGGAAAATGTGTTTGACACCAAACCAGCtatactttttatttaaaaaataaaacaaacacaaactttTATGAGAACTGGAAGCCAGGCTTAGAATGCAGTTCACTTCACTCAGGGCCATTCTAGTTGTGATGCCATTCAATTAGCAATGGgatgcataattttaaaaataaatagcagcATAGGGACCAACCGGGATTGGAACCTTGGAAAAGTATGTTGGATTTAAACCATTTCTCCAGAgtgtggccctgatccagatacCAATCCTGTTATTTGATTGGGCAGGAAGCTCCTATGTTCACCAGTGGACTACTTAGAGAAGACCACAGCTGCGTGCCAACAGGTAAAGCCCCTTCCACCCTcctgtgaaggacatggggcattgctggctgtactggctctttaattgtaCTGGCTCTTTCATTGTATTATTCTTTgttctgtatctgttctggtatgtgttatGTAGCTATGATGGTATGTGAAGTGGGGGTAGGAGTGTGGAGCTCTTGGCGCCGAAGACTCCAAGGTCAGGTTGGGCCTCTCtcctgcaggttatctccctggtcgttaggataattgggttcagttgtgagaaagagggtgaagccCTCCCTATGAGGGTCGGGTTGTTAGGAGCCAGGCAGAACTGGGGTTGGTTCggggaggtcatggggccctaaagtccaaaaggggataaaaagggtatcctgtttgggatgagCATCTACTGTTCTGGCTTGGTGGAAGAACACCTAAGTTAAGCATGGATGGGCTGCTCAgagtaagctagggtctttttttattttttaagtgtctggatttcctgagacaaggctagccgcttttatggctgggggtgggttgtgtgtttgaaggttttagatggagccCAGGCTGCTTGTAAATTGCCCCTTTGTCGTCCTTCCTTTgattccctctccttcccttcctcttctcgTCTCCTCCCCACTTTGCTGCTACTACCTCCAGCCaaaaccttacatgttagttttagctgaatggtattaaacttgttttggcccttagctgagtgtgcgtgtttttattccaggaatctctggctcgtccCAGTTGGGAAGAGGGTTAGGGCAAGGGGTGGCCGGGGAAGACAGGCTGTTTGGTCCGGGGGCCTACCTTGCAagaaggttggattgactccaaccttcATCTACACCTCTGAGATGCAATCCAGATCATACTCCCCATCCCTGTGattgctatttattttaaaatgccatttactCAATTAGCAATTGTGTGACTATTGATGCTTGGTATTActctcagaagtaagacccagtgTACGGTGGGTTACctcttagtaagtgtgtttaggattgcagccttaggcttgCAACTGCCCAACAGAATAGTTATGAGGACCAATTGTCTAGGCCCCATGCACACGGACTCGCTGGGGGAGGATTATTATGATGGAAACCAACATTAAAAAGTAGGGCTATGCACTGCTTTTGCCCAAACTCTGAATCTGAGCCGAAGTGGGCCAATTCAGCCTGCCTCAGCCTGAATCTAGATCAGGACCATTTGGCTCAAATTGGGGCGATAGTCAGCCACTGTCCCCACCTGCCCATGGACTTACCTGAGCTGAGTTTCCCATCCTCAGTGAGAGTTTCCATTTTAAATGAATATGGGGCTCTAGGTTTAAGGTCtcaaactatggtggctgtaaaggaccatttctggaaatggccaTTTCTGGTCACCATAGGTTGAGACTTTAGACTTTAGACCTAGGGAACTTCAGAGCCctcatcttcatttaaaatggcagttctCATTGAGGATGGGTGGCTGCTGGATGGTTCAGGTGAGTCCTGTGGGCAGATAGGAGGGGGCAGCGGCTCTAGGTCCAAATGGGGAGGGGAGTGTCTGAGAGACTTCCGGTTGGCTTGTTCCCAGCTTTCTTAGGTGCCCATTGATTAGCTGTTTGGTGTGTACCTGTAAGTAATAACACAAGGAAGGAATAACACAAGGAAGGAATAACATAAGGATTACCGCTGAACTTTTTCTGCCCATTTGGCCAGAACCTCCTCTGAGAGCGCCTTCTCTAACTGCTCGCTTTTTCCGGCGTCAGGCAGGACAAAAAATGCTTTAGCAGTTCCGCTGTAGTCCAGTCGCACAACTACGCAAGACAGCTCCTCATCGAAATAGTAGTGAAACCAACCCATCCTCTGCATCATGGGGACTCTGACCGTTGTGTTCTGATCCACGAAGAAATCCTCTTCTCTTGTCCATTGTGGATCAAAAGGTTTTTCCCAGTTgcctagagagagaaaaaaatgtccCACAGTCATATTTGGGAAGAAGTAAGCAGGCTGTTGaaccataaaaagaaaaagatcgaTGTGCTGTCCACAGATTTTTGAAATTGTGCCCATGAAGCATATTTCTGCTGTGTCATTTAGCAATCATAGCTAATAATTCTTGTTTGAATTTGTATCAATTCGACTCAGGGCTCCTCAGAACTGCCCCAGTCCACTTTGGAAAGCTGGGTGTGAGGCTGACTGAGAATCCATAGGACCCACTCCTGTTATCCCCAAACCTGGTGAGCTGCGCCCCCTcgcctgtgggacttacctgtaacctcccccccccaccagcaaGCTGCCTGTCCTCTAAGAGAACCATTCtgccctgccatagatctactgttgtaaactacaaCAGCCAGAAAAGCTCCGGCAGTGATGAAAGTCAAAACCATGCAGGCATGTAGGCAACATTTGGACCAGACTCCCTGAGGGTTTATATATAGCCCTTTGGAGGCAATCTCATCCCTGCCATTCTATTCCAGTTCACATCTCATATATATGATTGGAAGTATCATTGCTCAGACCCTGATAGCTTACCTTGAAACAATATGTAGCTTATTA
This window encodes:
- the LOC134393089 gene encoding alpha-1-antiproteinase 2-like, which encodes MNVAISLCLILVGLCTITQGHHDGDTHNGTSVAALKLHPSTVHFALELYKELSSASPGKNILFSPIIISAAFSLLSLGAKSATHTQILEGLSFNLTNIQEKEIHNGLHDLLSALTHSDNEIKLDIGQALFVREQLKLLPEFLDHVNAHYTADILPAKFQEPKEAEKQINDYVEKKTHGKIMDLVKDLAPETALVIISYILFQGNWEKPFDPQWTREEDFFVDQNTTVRVPMMQRMGWFHYYFDEELSCVVVRLDYSGTAKAFFVLPDAGKSEQLEKALSEEVLAKWAEKVQRNTAQVHLPKFNMSTSYELKEPLKKLGITDVFSDHADLSGITDQPLKVSKVTHKAVLALDEKGTVAAAAGAVEAMPMSMPPTIRFNHPFLGFIVRNNVVLFAAKIVDPSES